The following are encoded together in the uncultured Sphaerochaeta sp. genome:
- a CDS encoding rod shape-determining protein has translation MKEKTNLSVGVDLGTSNLLIYVEGQGTLFNEPSIIAIDKATGNVVSVGYEAAKLDGKTHSKVEVARPLQGGVISDIQLIREILLFTLDKIFLSNLDSISRLLICIPSEITNTEKEAIIELGHGLGIQNTEIEQEIKAGALGSGVDIFAPRGHMVIDIGGGTTDFGILSLGEVVLSKSIKIAGDYFDKQIIDYVKTSHKLEIGNQTAERIKISLASLTGPFPVDEDGAPVVTEAMGRDLVTGLPRQILLHPEEIREVLLNCFDPIKSILLATLEETPPELAGDLVDSGILLTGGCSQIPGIKEYFTDIAQIPVYLSEVPLSAVIDGCKKMLKMTNRHFYSEL, from the coding sequence ATGAAGGAAAAAACAAATTTATCAGTGGGTGTCGATTTAGGTACCTCGAACCTTCTCATTTATGTTGAAGGGCAAGGTACACTGTTCAATGAACCTTCGATCATTGCAATTGACAAGGCAACTGGTAATGTAGTCTCAGTTGGGTATGAAGCAGCAAAACTGGATGGGAAGACCCATAGCAAGGTTGAGGTAGCCAGGCCACTACAGGGAGGAGTAATCTCAGATATTCAACTGATCCGAGAAATTCTTCTCTTTACATTGGACAAGATTTTTCTTTCGAATTTGGATTCGATCAGCAGACTTTTGATCTGTATTCCTTCAGAAATAACCAATACAGAAAAAGAAGCCATTATTGAGCTTGGACACGGACTTGGAATCCAGAATACAGAAATAGAACAGGAAATTAAGGCAGGAGCCCTTGGCTCTGGTGTAGATATCTTTGCACCGAGAGGGCATATGGTGATTGATATTGGTGGCGGTACGACCGATTTTGGGATTCTGTCTCTTGGGGAAGTCGTACTCTCCAAATCAATCAAGATTGCCGGAGATTATTTCGATAAACAGATCATTGACTATGTAAAAACCAGCCATAAGCTGGAGATCGGAAATCAGACAGCAGAAAGAATCAAGATTTCGCTTGCTTCTCTCACTGGACCTTTCCCAGTAGATGAAGATGGTGCTCCTGTTGTGACTGAGGCTATGGGCCGTGACCTGGTCACTGGTCTCCCTCGGCAGATTCTCCTGCACCCTGAGGAAATCAGGGAAGTGCTTCTCAATTGCTTTGATCCCATTAAGTCCATCTTGCTGGCAACCCTGGAAGAAACACCTCCAGAGCTAGCAGGGGATTTAGTTGATTCTGGAATCCTGCTGACAGGTGGTTGCTCGCAGATTCCTGGGATTAAGGAGTATTTCACTGATATTGCCCAGATCCCGGTATATCTTTCTGAGGTACCTCTCTCTGCGGTGATAGATGGATGCAAGAAGATGCTCAAAATGACAAATCGGCATTTTTATAGTGAACTATAG
- a CDS encoding aminoglycoside phosphotransferase family protein — protein sequence MQISEHKLRQVINHFAIEGSLTSIEVNKEGHINSTFFTTFTNKGSVQKYTHQRINTLVFKQPEALMENVSLVTSHIRSKLIGHYDNVDQRCLRVIPTRSGANVYVDEDGGYWRTYQFIDYVKTFKTIADAEQAYLLGEAIGNFQLQLSDFDGNLLHETIPHFHDMRLRYEQLEEAIQVNHDDRIQMVGPEVEYLMDSKERGFMLWDKLQEGRLPVRVTHNDTKINNVLFSLDGKEALCIIDLDTVMPGTILFDTGDMIRTATTTAEEDATDLSTVHCDTSLHHALLAGYFSKADFLTPLERSLVVESGRNITQIMAVRFLTDFLNGDRYYHIDRENQNLERARNQIALMQDMDSKWQTLSQGV from the coding sequence ATGCAGATTTCAGAACATAAGCTCCGCCAAGTTATCAATCATTTCGCCATCGAAGGTTCCCTGACTTCCATTGAGGTCAACAAGGAAGGACATATCAACTCCACGTTCTTCACCACCTTCACGAATAAAGGGAGTGTCCAGAAGTATACGCATCAACGAATAAATACCTTGGTGTTCAAGCAGCCGGAAGCCTTGATGGAGAATGTCAGTCTGGTTACCTCACACATACGATCAAAACTTATCGGTCACTATGACAATGTTGATCAACGGTGTCTACGTGTCATACCTACCCGTTCTGGGGCCAATGTGTATGTTGATGAGGATGGGGGGTATTGGAGAACCTACCAGTTCATCGATTACGTGAAAACCTTCAAGACAATAGCAGATGCAGAACAAGCATATCTTCTGGGTGAGGCTATTGGCAACTTCCAGTTGCAGCTGTCGGACTTCGATGGAAACTTGTTACATGAAACAATTCCTCACTTCCATGATATGCGCCTACGCTATGAACAGCTTGAAGAAGCAATACAAGTGAACCATGATGACCGGATTCAGATGGTAGGTCCTGAAGTGGAATATCTCATGGATAGCAAGGAGCGGGGATTCATGCTCTGGGACAAGCTACAGGAAGGGAGGCTTCCTGTGCGAGTAACCCATAATGACACGAAGATCAACAATGTCTTGTTCAGCCTCGATGGGAAAGAAGCGCTCTGTATCATTGACCTTGATACCGTGATGCCTGGAACCATCCTTTTCGATACCGGAGATATGATCAGGACGGCAACCACAACAGCAGAGGAGGATGCCACTGATCTTTCCACGGTACACTGTGACACCTCACTCCACCATGCTCTACTGGCAGGATATTTCTCAAAAGCTGATTTCCTTACCCCGCTCGAACGATCACTGGTGGTCGAATCAGGAAGAAACATCACCCAGATTATGGCAGTACGTTTCTTGACGGATTTTCTCAATGGGGATCGCTACTATCATATTGATCGGGAGAACCAAAACCTTGAGAGAGCAAGGAACCAGATTGCCCTCATGCAGGATATGGACAGTAAGTGGCAGACGCTATCACAAGGAGTATAG
- a CDS encoding rod shape-determining protein, protein MAITIRKQDKETKSVVGKNIGIDLGTANILVYVEGEGIITNEPSVIAFDYETNEVLATGTMAANMIGKGHHGIKIVSPLNQGVISDIEATKKLIEISLHKIENINIDITESTLLLCCPSEVTQLERDSFMDLGNKLGVKDVFIEQEVKAGAIGSGLDIFSSNGSMIIDIGGGSTDIGVLSLGDIVVSESNRIAGNYFDGEIMDHMQYKHGLLIGKKTAERIKVEIGSLRQKIESPKETWVSGRDVVTGLPKKITIHENEIRDVLVKPFESIATMVLKVLQNTPPELSSDIIVNGIYVSGGGAMIDGVDEFLHRKVGMDFHISKRPMTAVVDGTKLLLKNRGSYFVKPTD, encoded by the coding sequence ATGGCAATCACCATCCGAAAACAAGATAAAGAGACAAAAAGTGTTGTTGGGAAAAATATTGGAATAGACTTGGGAACTGCTAATATCCTTGTCTATGTCGAAGGAGAAGGGATCATCACCAATGAACCTTCGGTAATAGCATTTGACTATGAGACCAATGAGGTACTGGCTACAGGAACAATGGCAGCCAATATGATTGGAAAGGGCCACCATGGTATCAAGATCGTAAGTCCGCTGAACCAGGGTGTCATTTCTGACATAGAGGCTACCAAGAAGCTCATTGAGATCTCCCTGCATAAGATTGAGAACATCAATATCGATATCACTGAGTCAACACTTCTGCTCTGCTGTCCTTCTGAGGTAACCCAGTTGGAACGGGACTCATTCATGGACTTGGGCAACAAGCTCGGGGTCAAGGATGTATTCATTGAACAGGAAGTGAAAGCTGGAGCGATCGGGTCAGGCCTTGATATCTTCAGCAGCAATGGATCGATGATCATTGATATTGGTGGGGGATCCACCGATATTGGCGTACTCTCCTTGGGTGATATCGTGGTGTCCGAGTCCAATCGTATTGCAGGAAACTATTTTGACGGTGAGATCATGGACCATATGCAGTATAAGCATGGCCTGCTTATTGGTAAGAAAACTGCTGAGCGGATCAAGGTTGAAATCGGTTCCTTGAGACAAAAAATCGAGAGTCCGAAGGAGACCTGGGTAAGTGGACGGGATGTAGTTACCGGACTTCCCAAGAAAATTACGATACATGAGAACGAAATCCGTGATGTTCTGGTCAAGCCATTTGAATCAATCGCCACCATGGTATTGAAGGTGCTGCAGAATACCCCGCCTGAGCTCTCTTCCGATATTATCGTGAACGGAATCTACGTCAGCGGAGGAGGAGCAATGATCGATGGAGTTGATGAGTTCCTCCATCGTAAGGTTGGTATGGATTTCCACATCTCCAAGCGTCCCATGACGGCAGTGGTTGATGGAACCAAGCTTTTGTTGAAGAACCGGGGAAGTTATTTCGTAAAGCCAACCGATTAA
- a CDS encoding rod shape-determining protein — MSAAMVHDKLGLGIDLGTANLLVFLEKKGIIFNEPAVIAFDRESGKIVAAGEDAHRMLGKVHSKIAVIKPLKNGVISDMRAAKALLTYVLGKIENLTEKDLSKTTCVICCPSEVTKIERDVMADLAAKMKITDVFIEEEIKSGALGAGVDIFKSKGVMVVDIGGGTTDVGIISFGDIVLSRTIRKAGSFMDDEISKYVKKTQSVEIGELTAEKMKIELGDLHVDAKNVVNRYAGRDMVKGIPKWVMLSTQEVQTVLNPVFDEIVKLITGVLKDTPPELSADIYKHGILLTGGCALIRGIEDYVKERIQVPVKVVQNPLTCVAEGTKYLLKNRGDYLVNPLQL, encoded by the coding sequence ATGAGTGCAGCAATGGTACATGACAAACTTGGGTTGGGAATAGATCTCGGAACCGCAAATTTATTGGTGTTCCTTGAAAAGAAAGGAATCATATTCAATGAACCTGCAGTAATTGCGTTTGATAGAGAATCCGGGAAAATTGTAGCGGCTGGAGAGGATGCCCATAGAATGTTGGGTAAGGTTCACTCCAAAATTGCAGTGATAAAACCATTGAAGAATGGCGTTATCTCAGATATGCGTGCAGCAAAGGCCTTGCTGACGTATGTGCTTGGAAAGATTGAGAATCTTACAGAGAAAGACCTCTCAAAGACTACCTGCGTGATCTGTTGTCCGTCTGAAGTGACAAAGATTGAACGCGATGTTATGGCTGATCTTGCAGCCAAAATGAAGATTACCGATGTATTCATCGAGGAAGAGATTAAGTCAGGTGCACTGGGAGCTGGGGTTGACATCTTCAAGTCAAAAGGGGTGATGGTAGTCGATATCGGAGGAGGCACCACAGATGTCGGTATTATTTCTTTTGGTGATATTGTGCTTTCTCGCACCATACGAAAAGCAGGAAGTTTCATGGATGATGAAATCTCCAAATATGTGAAAAAAACACAGAGTGTTGAGATAGGGGAATTGACCGCCGAGAAAATGAAAATTGAATTGGGTGACTTGCATGTGGATGCCAAAAACGTCGTGAATCGATATGCAGGAAGGGATATGGTGAAGGGAATCCCCAAGTGGGTTATGCTTTCAACCCAGGAAGTCCAGACGGTACTGAACCCCGTATTCGATGAAATTGTGAAACTTATTACCGGTGTATTGAAGGATACCCCACCGGAACTCTCAGCTGATATCTACAAGCATGGAATTCTTCTTACCGGTGGATGTGCCTTGATTCGGGGAATCGAGGATTACGTCAAGGAACGGATTCAGGTTCCTGTGAAAGTGGTCCAGAACCCGCTTACTTGTGTTGCAGAAGGTACTAAGTATTTACTGAAAAACCGCGGAGACTACCTCGTTAATCCGCTTCAACTGTAG
- a CDS encoding ABC transporter substrate-binding protein, translating to MKKKGMVVALLVLAVIATPLFAGGSAEDAAGKKTVTYWSMWNEAEPQGLVMAEAAEAFEEETGIEVEIVFNGREIRKTLQPALDAGETIDIFDEDISRVNSTWGEYLLPLEEYVSKSYPTTDGESYSDAVSTALIDLARQAGGGTLKTAPYQPFAFVVMYNKDLFNKAGITNTPKTWAEFENVCAKLVQAGITPITVDDAYMAAFFGYNMARLAGYERTLEMANNNEFNDPAVLEFGKIWSDFAKKGYISKKAASNIYPAGQIEEIAAGKVAMYLNGTWLPNEIKGNAPNFNWGSFAWPAMGPKGNGIEANNYGAQCFGVNANSQVPDEAFQFIVYLTTGEWDSKLAKESLGVPMGKNSTWPKQTAEAKTIIDNTTTWMTWAAGMENLADVNAKIKENFSKLITGSLNAEQFYAAMNK from the coding sequence ATGAAGAAAAAAGGAATGGTTGTTGCACTGTTGGTATTGGCAGTTATTGCCACCCCGCTGTTTGCCGGGGGATCAGCAGAAGATGCTGCTGGGAAAAAGACTGTAACCTACTGGTCGATGTGGAATGAAGCTGAGCCACAGGGCCTTGTCATGGCTGAAGCTGCTGAAGCATTTGAAGAAGAAACCGGTATCGAGGTTGAAATCGTCTTCAATGGGCGCGAGATCAGAAAAACCCTGCAACCTGCTCTGGACGCAGGTGAAACTATCGATATCTTTGATGAAGACATATCTCGTGTAAACTCAACGTGGGGTGAATATCTCCTTCCTTTGGAAGAGTATGTATCCAAGAGTTACCCAACCACAGATGGGGAGAGCTACAGTGATGCTGTAAGCACTGCATTAATCGATCTTGCTCGTCAGGCAGGTGGCGGCACACTTAAGACAGCTCCTTACCAGCCATTTGCTTTTGTGGTTATGTACAACAAGGATCTCTTCAACAAGGCAGGTATCACCAACACACCTAAGACTTGGGCTGAATTCGAGAACGTTTGTGCTAAGCTGGTACAGGCGGGGATAACCCCAATCACCGTTGATGATGCCTACATGGCAGCATTCTTTGGCTATAACATGGCTCGTCTTGCTGGTTATGAGAGAACCCTGGAAATGGCCAACAACAATGAGTTCAACGATCCAGCTGTTCTTGAGTTTGGCAAGATCTGGTCAGACTTCGCAAAAAAGGGTTACATCAGCAAAAAAGCAGCCTCCAACATTTATCCTGCTGGACAGATTGAGGAAATTGCCGCGGGAAAGGTTGCAATGTACCTCAATGGCACCTGGCTTCCTAATGAGATCAAGGGCAACGCTCCAAACTTCAACTGGGGTTCATTCGCGTGGCCAGCAATGGGACCCAAGGGGAATGGTATTGAAGCAAATAATTATGGAGCACAGTGCTTCGGCGTTAATGCCAATTCGCAGGTTCCAGACGAAGCCTTCCAGTTCATTGTCTACCTTACCACTGGTGAGTGGGACTCCAAACTGGCAAAGGAAAGCCTTGGCGTTCCGATGGGAAAAAACAGCACCTGGCCAAAGCAAACGGCTGAAGCCAAGACCATCATCGACAATACCACCACATGGATGACCTGGGCTGCTGGAATGGAAAATCTTGCGGATGTCAATGCAAAGATCAAGGAAAACTTCTCCAAGCTTATTACTGGTTCCTTGAATGCTGAACAATTCTATGCTGCAATGAATAAATAG
- a CDS encoding EAL domain-containing protein: protein MRIMQHQCIAVGSVFFLALLTSLYYTRFILSIFFALLFLISMSIGFLISGKTGPWGFSNRSLTRWLKSHQANLDSVFCLYVSIHARGVFQSCVDRQELEVVYTRCTQELMGYFGVGNVQRMTHDEFAILRDFPSTNVVDEKEKVEYQTIVCQTITDRINGLLGSMDTSRLPPFAVTVGCASSGLRYRMDTLEQLVDLAYVTEETARKSRKKFLVADEVIRARKLDIDECKQGFLTEGWEEEFNPFFQPVIDPGSLSVVGAESLARWQLGGFRVLSAQVFRDVACELHHITTIDLTIISKTFSIIRRMMMARIIPYTFKTVINVSDESLKKGFAKRMFFLAEQHGLHPSQIEFDIKDSALAFPESLLVIKELRETGFRVSLDVFTETAFDLQALVRADFDIIKLDFRAFSPQLQQVYAALKEAAEKGDVEILAKGIENKVVLDAAMALGCTYVQGNYFTQPIPESTFEVFMKKYQQGLDLGSSLG from the coding sequence ATGAGAATCATGCAACATCAATGTATTGCAGTTGGAAGTGTCTTCTTCCTCGCTCTATTGACCAGTCTCTATTACACAAGATTTATCCTCAGTATCTTCTTTGCCCTGCTATTTCTCATCAGTATGAGCATTGGGTTCCTGATTTCTGGAAAAACAGGACCCTGGGGATTTTCCAATAGGTCGCTTACAAGATGGCTGAAAAGTCATCAAGCCAATTTGGACTCGGTGTTCTGCCTCTACGTTTCCATCCATGCAAGAGGGGTCTTCCAATCCTGTGTCGACCGTCAAGAACTGGAAGTGGTGTATACTCGTTGTACGCAAGAGCTGATGGGATATTTTGGAGTGGGTAATGTCCAAAGGATGACGCATGATGAATTTGCTATTCTCCGGGACTTCCCCTCAACAAACGTAGTCGATGAGAAGGAGAAAGTTGAATATCAGACTATTGTATGTCAAACTATTACAGACCGTATCAATGGATTGCTTGGTTCCATGGATACGAGCCGGCTACCACCATTCGCGGTAACCGTTGGTTGTGCCTCCTCTGGTCTGCGGTATCGGATGGATACCCTCGAGCAACTTGTCGACCTGGCTTATGTTACCGAAGAGACAGCGAGGAAGAGTCGCAAGAAATTCCTTGTAGCTGATGAAGTGATAAGGGCGAGAAAGCTGGATATAGATGAATGTAAACAGGGCTTCCTGACTGAAGGATGGGAAGAGGAGTTCAATCCATTCTTCCAGCCGGTCATCGATCCTGGTTCCCTCTCCGTAGTGGGTGCTGAGAGTTTGGCAAGATGGCAACTTGGAGGCTTCAGGGTGTTATCAGCCCAGGTGTTCAGGGATGTAGCTTGTGAACTGCACCACATTACGACCATCGATTTAACCATTATATCAAAGACGTTTTCAATCATTCGGCGCATGATGATGGCGAGGATAATTCCCTATACCTTCAAGACGGTAATCAATGTGAGTGATGAAAGTCTGAAGAAAGGGTTTGCAAAACGTATGTTCTTTCTGGCAGAGCAGCATGGGCTGCATCCATCCCAAATAGAGTTTGACATCAAGGACTCTGCCTTGGCATTTCCTGAATCCTTATTGGTAATCAAGGAACTCCGAGAAACTGGATTCAGGGTCTCCCTTGACGTCTTTACTGAGACGGCATTTGATCTCCAAGCATTGGTGAGAGCTGACTTTGATATCATCAAGCTGGATTTCAGGGCATTCTCTCCTCAGCTGCAACAGGTATATGCGGCATTGAAAGAGGCTGCAGAGAAGGGGGATGTTGAAATTCTTGCAAAGGGCATTGAAAACAAGGTTGTTCTCGATGCTGCCATGGCGCTTGGATGTACGTATGTGCAGGGCAATTATTTTACGCAACCCATTCCTGAATCAACATTCGAAGTGTTCATGAAGAAATACCAACAGGGTCTCGACCTAGGCTCTTCACTCGGTTAG
- a CDS encoding sugar ABC transporter permease translates to MKKNRMMIIIFLTPAMICYLLVFLYPSIRTTIMSFFAVESVSDPISTWSFNGLENYRTLFNTAIFRQSMRNIASIWLVGGIGVMVTALFFAVSLTNGMKFAKFFRSVIYLPNVVSAIAMGTMWINYVYNSSYGLLHDIFASLGMTRLSETLWTGPDKLFWSMLVAYSFGMVGYHMLIFMASIEQIPKDYMEAAQIEGANVFQRFFHITLPFLRGCFRTNIVMWTVFTVAFFVWGQLFSPVNLSNATVAPMNYMYEIVFGSSASTTTVRDSGAGAAVGVIMMIIVIIAFSATNLIVKNDDVEL, encoded by the coding sequence ATGAAAAAGAATCGCATGATGATCATCATCTTCCTCACCCCGGCCATGATCTGCTACCTGTTGGTATTCTTGTATCCCTCAATTCGGACAACCATCATGAGCTTTTTTGCCGTTGAATCTGTATCAGATCCGATTTCAACCTGGAGTTTCAACGGGTTGGAAAACTACCGGACCCTGTTCAACACAGCAATTTTCAGACAATCAATGCGAAATATTGCAAGTATCTGGCTTGTTGGTGGTATAGGGGTAATGGTCACAGCACTCTTTTTTGCTGTTTCCCTTACCAATGGAATGAAGTTTGCGAAATTCTTCAGGAGCGTCATATACCTCCCCAATGTAGTATCGGCAATCGCGATGGGAACCATGTGGATCAACTATGTCTATAACTCTTCCTATGGATTGCTTCACGATATCTTTGCTTCACTAGGAATGACAAGACTCTCTGAGACCCTCTGGACAGGGCCGGATAAACTCTTCTGGTCTATGCTGGTCGCCTACTCATTCGGCATGGTTGGGTACCACATGCTGATTTTCATGGCAAGCATCGAACAAATACCCAAAGATTATATGGAAGCTGCACAGATAGAAGGCGCAAATGTCTTCCAGCGGTTCTTCCACATCACCCTGCCGTTCCTACGGGGTTGTTTTAGGACAAACATCGTTATGTGGACCGTTTTTACGGTTGCCTTCTTTGTCTGGGGCCAGTTATTCAGCCCGGTCAACCTCTCCAATGCAACGGTAGCACCTATGAACTATATGTATGAAATCGTATTTGGGTCTTCGGCCAGCACCACTACCGTTAGAGATAGTGGAGCGGGTGCAGCAGTTGGGGTTATCATGATGATAATTGTCATCATCGCCTTTTCAGCAACAAACCTCATCGTCAAAAACGATGATGTGGAACTATAG
- a CDS encoding DUF5107 domain-containing protein translates to MTSIKSGTFKANAALPIGANPLPSFRDPERDALVRVKPQVSSEYTGLMGLDCGKRSLPYQIQDRYDRNRVEQDIPAIIMENEYLKATFLPTLGGRLISLIDKGNGRELLYCNTSLQACNLSNLDAWFAGGIEWNIGQYGHAFTTCSDVFASTQKDEEGVQFLRLSEYERCKGLWWHIDFHLGETSKLLYAHVHIHNLSSERKSLYYWTNTAVPVTEKTRVLASSNEALYLDPYAKNNTRLFGHMNMPRMEIYEDIDASYPNQFKASNEYFFLCEKSPMPWECAIEEDGSGFFEASTPPLSYRKMFCWGSHAGGKRWQRYLSPDSEAEYIEVQSGLAPSQLHGSYLEAQSSICWTQAFGSLDISPQEAHSPQYEVAMQAAEATIRLIIDEKRLSAVHQTCLKASEHSPEQIMHQGSSWGFLEQKAQNLSLPVAFHFGRDSIQDQELPYLCLITEGKLPVMDPNIRPLCAPPCSNTWKAKFLSALRNPCLTIQDSATLNHYLGIIHLEQEEVSYAQTCWLKTMENLPNAWTARNLAQLEIRRGEVDEALQWYSIASNLSGFMTDPAIAEEYCALLVAEQKTIEAHKLFQELPSTWMDSSETLRINRAKLAVQEKNAPLIKRLVFDREIGHIREGDTPLNSLWFSYQSILYSESHPEVPEDEVAKIVKERYPIPQAFNFMMFRE, encoded by the coding sequence ATGACTTCAATTAAAAGCGGCACATTCAAGGCAAACGCGGCCTTACCTATAGGAGCCAATCCACTTCCTTCATTTAGAGACCCCGAGCGCGATGCTCTAGTAAGGGTAAAACCACAAGTTTCTTCTGAGTATACTGGCCTTATGGGCCTTGATTGCGGCAAGCGTTCTCTTCCCTACCAAATCCAAGACCGCTACGATAGAAACCGAGTAGAGCAAGATATTCCTGCAATCATCATGGAGAACGAATATCTCAAGGCAACCTTTCTCCCAACGCTTGGAGGAAGACTCATCAGCCTTATCGACAAAGGGAATGGCAGAGAACTGCTCTATTGCAATACAAGCCTCCAAGCTTGCAACCTTTCCAATCTTGATGCATGGTTTGCTGGAGGAATTGAGTGGAATATAGGCCAATATGGGCATGCCTTCACCACCTGCAGTGATGTATTCGCCTCGACGCAGAAAGATGAGGAGGGTGTGCAGTTCTTGCGTCTCTCTGAATATGAGCGATGTAAGGGTCTCTGGTGGCATATAGACTTCCACTTGGGAGAAACATCCAAGCTATTGTACGCCCATGTCCATATTCATAACCTTTCCAGTGAGCGAAAATCATTGTATTACTGGACAAATACTGCAGTACCAGTCACAGAGAAGACACGGGTTCTAGCAAGTAGCAATGAAGCACTCTATCTGGATCCCTATGCAAAGAACAACACCCGACTCTTCGGTCATATGAATATGCCCCGAATGGAAATCTACGAAGACATTGATGCCTCGTACCCGAACCAATTCAAGGCATCAAACGAGTATTTCTTTCTTTGCGAAAAGAGCCCAATGCCATGGGAGTGCGCCATTGAAGAAGACGGCAGCGGCTTCTTTGAAGCTTCTACGCCTCCCTTGTCCTATAGGAAAATGTTCTGCTGGGGGAGCCATGCAGGGGGCAAGCGGTGGCAACGCTACCTTTCTCCTGACAGTGAAGCTGAATATATCGAGGTTCAAAGTGGCTTGGCTCCAAGTCAATTGCACGGCTCATACCTGGAGGCACAGAGTTCAATCTGCTGGACACAGGCCTTCGGGTCTTTGGATATATCCCCACAAGAAGCCCACAGCCCACAATATGAAGTTGCCATGCAGGCAGCAGAGGCTACTATTCGTTTGATCATAGACGAAAAGAGACTCTCAGCTGTGCATCAAACATGCCTCAAGGCAAGTGAACACAGCCCTGAACAAATTATGCACCAAGGAAGCAGCTGGGGGTTCCTCGAACAAAAGGCCCAGAACCTCTCACTACCGGTAGCATTCCATTTTGGAAGGGACAGCATCCAGGATCAGGAACTTCCGTATCTTTGCCTGATAACTGAAGGAAAGCTGCCGGTAATGGATCCCAATATTCGACCTTTATGTGCTCCTCCCTGTTCCAATACGTGGAAAGCAAAATTCTTGTCTGCATTGAGAAACCCTTGCTTGACTATTCAAGACTCGGCCACCCTCAACCACTACCTTGGAATCATCCACTTGGAACAAGAAGAAGTATCATATGCTCAAACCTGTTGGCTCAAGACGATGGAGAATCTCCCAAACGCCTGGACAGCAAGAAATCTTGCGCAACTGGAAATCAGAAGAGGAGAAGTGGATGAAGCTCTACAATGGTACTCCATCGCAAGCAACCTCTCTGGTTTTATGACTGACCCTGCAATTGCAGAAGAGTACTGCGCGCTCCTTGTTGCTGAACAGAAAACCATCGAAGCCCATAAGCTTTTCCAGGAGCTTCCCTCCACTTGGATGGATTCAAGTGAAACATTAAGGATTAACCGTGCAAAGCTGGCTGTTCAGGAGAAGAATGCCCCGCTCATCAAGAGATTGGTCTTTGACAGGGAGATAGGGCATATCCGAGAAGGGGATACACCTCTGAACAGCTTATGGTTTTCCTATCAATCCATCCTCTACAGTGAATCACATCCTGAGGTACCGGAAGATGAAGTAGCCAAGATTGTCAAGGAACGCTATCCAATTCCACAAGCCTTCAACTTCATGATGTTTAGGGAATGA
- a CDS encoding carbohydrate ABC transporter permease yields the protein MAKKLRSLDHHTQVRMIPSYVLVVTWVIFTFVLIGWVFFASFSTSQEIFSDAMFKFESGFHFENYIRAWNTQKVSVYFMNSLMYTVVSCTSIILIASPAAYVLSRFKFRGNLSIQSLLASALGIPAIMIVMPLFSLVSRLRLTNNRWLLIFLYIAMNVPFTTFFLLAFFKSLSTTYEEAAYIDGCSPMGTFWRIMLPLVQPGIITVTVFNFITIWNEYFMSMIFANKPKVRPVSVGLFNMIQAMRYTGDWGGMFASVVIVFMPTFLLYIFLSERIIQGVTAGAIKG from the coding sequence ATGGCAAAAAAACTTCGTTCACTCGACCATCATACACAAGTCCGAATGATCCCTTCCTACGTCTTAGTCGTTACATGGGTAATCTTTACTTTCGTACTTATTGGCTGGGTATTCTTTGCTTCTTTTTCAACTAGTCAGGAAATATTCAGTGATGCCATGTTCAAGTTTGAGTCGGGGTTCCATTTCGAGAACTATATTCGTGCCTGGAACACACAAAAAGTATCGGTATATTTCATGAACTCATTGATGTATACCGTGGTATCCTGTACCTCGATCATCCTTATCGCTTCCCCAGCAGCCTATGTATTGAGCCGGTTCAAGTTTAGGGGAAATCTTTCCATCCAGAGCCTTCTTGCCTCTGCATTGGGAATCCCGGCGATTATGATCGTCATGCCACTGTTCAGCCTCGTAAGCCGACTACGCCTGACAAACAACCGGTGGTTGCTCATATTCCTCTACATTGCCATGAATGTTCCTTTCACCACTTTCTTCCTGCTTGCATTCTTCAAGAGCCTGAGTACCACCTATGAGGAAGCAGCGTACATCGATGGCTGTTCCCCTATGGGGACTTTCTGGAGAATTATGCTCCCCTTGGTGCAACCTGGAATCATCACGGTTACGGTATTCAACTTCATCACCATCTGGAACGAGTATTTCATGTCTATGATTTTTGCAAACAAACCAAAGGTAAGGCCAGTCTCTGTTGGATTGTTCAATATGATCCAAGCAATGCGGTATACAGGAGACTGGGGAGGCATGTTTGCCTCTGTTGTCATCGTATTCATGCCGACCTTTCTCCTCTATATATTCCTTTCAGAGCGAATCATCCAAGGAGTAACAGCTGGAGCTATCAAAGGATAG